A portion of the Gigantopelta aegis isolate Gae_Host chromosome 10, Gae_host_genome, whole genome shotgun sequence genome contains these proteins:
- the LOC121383006 gene encoding histidine N-acetyltransferase-like, giving the protein MSRLLLTVARRLFVQPSVTTCLEYRCNKKHAVSCREAILDDYQDVMAIAEVYQGRDYLPSKYEAWIKSDNIKCYVALVNDDIAAFSAGHIIDNGETAVRLAGRVKDTYQRQGVVRTLGRFIRKQFSSSGLIKFDTFATASLTYDPSKDISSKILYKETFVKNILAYRFKIKDLKISSNDMKNMPSSFQMTDMEAIFSSDATCKHLFPNKRFLTDWVPFRLLSSNIDDIIKPDTLMLATSGHDRPNNDVISTFLTTSSHFPCKIGLAYNVNVFGDDVTELPQHILMHLENMRQISSDPEVVISLFVVTPENIVRADIDRYLCDTNISRYRDAEQFTKKRVFERPFSE; this is encoded by the exons ATGTCACGACTTCTCTTAACTGTCGCCCGTCGTCTGTTCGTCCAGCCGTCGGTTACAACATGTCTGGAATACAG GTGTAACAAGAAACACGCTGTCAGTTGCAGGGAGGCAATTCTGGACGACTATCAAGACGTCATGGCGATAGCGGAAGTCTATCAAGGAAGAGATTATCTCCCTTCGAAATACGAAGCGTGGATCAAATCTGACAACATCAAATGTTACGTCGCCCTCGTGAATGACGACATT gcaGCATTTTCTGCTGGACATATCATCGATAATGGCGAGACAGCAGTGCGACTCGCGGGAAGGGTCAAGGACACATATCAACGTCAAGGAGTTGTCAGGACCTTGGGCCGTTTCATCCGAAAACAGTTTAGTTCTTCGGGTCTGATTAAATTTGATACATTCGCGACAGCTTCGTTAACCTACGACCCAAGCAAGGATATATCCAGCAAGATACTGTATAAAGAAACATTTGTCAAG AATATCCTTGCTTACAGATTCAAAATCAAAGACTTGAAAATATCATCAAATGACATGAAAAATATGCCGTCAAGTTTTCAGATGACCGACATGGAAGCAATATTTTCTTCAGATGCTACATGCAAACATCTTTTCCCAAACAAACGTTTTCTTACAGACTGGGTTCCATTTCGACTTTTGTCATCAAACATTGATGATATAATTAAACCCGATACTCTCATGTTGGCGACCAGTGGTCATGACAGACCaaacaatgacgtcattagcacgTTCCTCACCACTAGCTCGCATTTTCCCTGTAAAATAGGTCTAGCGTATAATGTTAATGTATTCGGCGATGACGTCACTGAATTGCCCCAACATATACTCATGCATTTGGAAAACATGAGGCAAATATCAAGTGACCCAGAAGTTGTCATATCGCTTTTTGTGGTTACACCAGAAAACATAGTTCGTGCAGATATCGACCGTTATCTGTGTGATACAAACATTAGCCGATACAGAGACGCTGAACAGTTTACGAAAAAACGTGTATTTGAAAGACCTTTCTCAGAATAA